The genomic window TCGATGAAACGACTTATGACGATGACATTTATGCCATGCCCATTACGACGGATTCACGTCTACTATTTTATAATAAAGACCGCTTTCAGGAAGTCGGACTTGATCCAGAAAACCCACCTACGACAATAGAAGAATTGGAAGAGGCTATCGAAAAGCTGTCTACGATAGAGGACGGGCGAGTTGAGGAATTAGGAATGGTTCCGTGGACAGCTCAAGGTTGGTTGTATACGTGGGCTTGGACTTTTGGTGGTGATTTCTATGATATGGAAACGAATACGTTAACCATTGATCATCCTAAAAATGTGGAGGCACTGGAATGGCTCGTTTCCATCGCAGATCAATACGACGCAGCAACTGTAACGAGTTTTGATACGGCTCAAGGAAGTAATGAAATGGATCCTTTTATTCAAGGAATTTATAGTATGAAAGTCGATGGCCCGTTTTCCATATCAACGATTCAGCAATATAAACCGGATCTGAATTATGGTGTCACACCGATACCAACACCAACTGGAGATGATTTCGCTACATGGTCAGGTGGGACATCTGTCATTATTCCAAAAGGTGCCCATCATGCTGAAGAAGCGTGGGAGTTCATGAAGTACTTTGGTAGTTACGAGGGGCAAATGACCTACAGTGAAATCAATAATCAAATGTCTGTGATTGATAAAGTGAACGAAGATTTGTATCATGATGATCCAATAATGACTGAATTTATTGATATTTTACCGAGCTCAAATGCACGACCACCTATTCCTAGTGGCCAATTATTGTGGAATGAATTAGACAGAGCGGTAGAGTATGCCATTCATGGAAGAGGAGAGCCACAAGAGCTTTTAGAGCGTGTTCAGAAAAGGGTAAACCAAGCAGAGGCTGAGGAATAGGAGGGGTTCATATGGCGCAACTTGAAACGAATAAACCACCTAAAGTTAGAGTGAATAAACGACGGTCAAACGAAAACCTTACAGGCTGGTTGTTTGCGATGCCTTGGGTAATCGGGCTACTACTCTTTTTTGGTTACCCGTTGCTTTCGTCTATGTATTACAGCTTTACAGACTTCAGTATTCTTCAAAGTGGTGAATTCATAGGATTAGCTAATTACCGTGAGCTGTTTCAAGATGATTTATTTTGGATTTCCATTTATAACACCATATATTTTGCTGTCTTTTTTGTACCACTTAGTATCATCTTCGGTGTTGCTCTTGCAATGGTGCTGAACATGAAGGTAAAGG from Shouchella hunanensis includes these protein-coding regions:
- a CDS encoding ABC transporter substrate-binding protein, whose amino-acid sequence is MSVIRGRGHWVFPSLTSVVVVMVLAGCSAEESDAIEETITIEGKTTVTYWHNHTGRGLEAIRQVVSDFNESQDDIFVQEIYSASTEGDDQRLLTAIAGGNPPDLAHFDRFKVAQYAAENSLEPLTPFIEQDQYDMNLYYDYAVDETTYDDDIYAMPITTDSRLLFYNKDRFQEVGLDPENPPTTIEELEEAIEKLSTIEDGRVEELGMVPWTAQGWLYTWAWTFGGDFYDMETNTLTIDHPKNVEALEWLVSIADQYDAATVTSFDTAQGSNEMDPFIQGIYSMKVDGPFSISTIQQYKPDLNYGVTPIPTPTGDDFATWSGGTSVIIPKGAHHAEEAWEFMKYFGSYEGQMTYSEINNQMSVIDKVNEDLYHDDPIMTEFIDILPSSNARPPIPSGQLLWNELDRAVEYAIHGRGEPQELLERVQKRVNQAEAEE